From a single Papaver somniferum cultivar HN1 unplaced genomic scaffold, ASM357369v1 unplaced-scaffold_133, whole genome shotgun sequence genomic region:
- the LOC113333588 gene encoding uncharacterized protein LOC113333588, translating into MKVAQGYYIASMCSVCKQNQDSMPHLLWSCNFSLKIWKWLGNIFNFPIPVSFENIIHCAKNHSPIVREIWTTAAFCIMRELWFLKNRIMFENVQPNENDFISRILYLVHLGGYMMKGNRWSQDYDSQILNFFQLGHMSIKFTAIKECIWLNPPKGFVLFCCDGAAAGNPGLADFGIITRDHVCAVLGTISGGIGVASNYIAESLAIIWALEWSVKMQHDNIIIRSDSKSVVEDF; encoded by the coding sequence ATGAAAGTTGCTCAAGGTTATTATATTGCTTCTATGTGCTCTGTTTGCAAGCAAAATCAAGATAGCATGCCTCACCTTCTATGGTCCTGCAACTTCAGCTTAAAAATTTGGAAGTGGTTAGGTAACATTTTCAACTTTCCTATTCCTGTTTCATTTGAAAACATCATACATTGTGCAAAAAACCATAGTCCCATAGTCAGAGAAATATGGACTACTGCAGCTTTCTGCATCATGAGAGAACTCTGGTTTCTTAAAAATAGGATTATGTTTGAAAATGTGCAACCAAATGAAAATGATTTCATAAGCAGAATTCTATACTTGGTTCACCTTGGTGGGTACATGATGAAAGGAAACAGATGGAGTCAAGACTATGACTCCCAAATTTTAAACTTCTTTCAATTGGGTCACATGAGTATTAAATTCACTGCTATTAAAGAGTGTATCTGGTTGAATCCACCTAAAGGATTTGTTCTGTTTTGCTGTGATGGAGCTGCAGCAGGAAATCCAGGGCTTGCAGATTTTGGCATAATAACAAGGGACCATGTTTGTGCTGTTCTTGGTACTATCTCAGGAGGTATAGGAGTTGCTTCAAACTATATTGCTGAGTCACTTGCAATCATTTGGGCTCTTGAGTGGTCTGTAAAAATGCAAcatgataatattattattagaTCAGACTCAAAATCAGTGGTAGAAGATTTCTAG